The following nucleotide sequence is from Harmonia axyridis chromosome 5, icHarAxyr1.1, whole genome shotgun sequence.
tgaatggaacacccccattttgtctcaattttccgataactCGAGctaagctgattccaaaaatgtatcacatgttgattccaattggtacagggtggacaaaaatacaaacgttttgtgtgtgctcataaagtaacgcgtaacattctttatcagttaaattaacaatattatcaaaaatacataTTGTCTAGCagtaattggtttgaatatagcaccctgtagtttgttgcatttttatattgataaaaatgagctgttttggAAACtggtttggtacttgtggtcaaGCAGACaggatatgaaagaaattatttcttatcaatttaaaaaaaatttagtcatctagttttttgtgaaatgtcataatttgtttattgccgctagacaataagaatttttgataatattgttaatttaaataataaagaatgttacgcgttactttatgagcacacacaaaactattgtatttttatccACCCTGTAccgattggaatcaacatgtgatacatttttggaatcagctcagctagagtaatcggaaaattgagacaaaatgggggtgttccttaaaaaaatgccggtgacgtcattactcgaaagtaattcaccctgtatattagattattattttaaaatacggtgaattgaaataaaaaatcgacgtgttttagGATTATTGCTTAAAATGGTCCCTTTAGctagaaatgaatttgttccatactttaggGACACAGTGTATGAGAGCTCTCTGCATGAAACTTGGTAGGTATacccaaaacaaaattttaaatgttAAAATTCCTTGGAAACaactaaatttgaaattgaaattaaagaaaTGTATGTTGTAAGGATGATtccaattataatattttaagagattatcgaaaaaaaatgttttcagtcAGAAAATACTTACTTTCTATTGACTCAGTTGCCATGGTATTATATGAATAAAGGAAATCTGAAAACTTTCTCCATTATTCTGAGACAATCTGAGAGGCCAATATCTTGTGCAATAGACTTATTTGAAGTAAACTATCTGTTGCTTGTAAGGGTGAGTCTGTTTAAATTTTAGATACTTTTCTTATATCCAGTTCGAGAGTTTATAAAGTGGTAAATTGATTTATTTCCATTTATTTCTGTTGGTTTTAAACTACAGACATTCAAGTTTCATTCAATTCTGGGTTtgatttggatattttttttatttttcagatcttCAAGGCTTTATATTCAGTGGCAGCGATCATTGTACGTTTCCAACCTCATTTgcaataacttttttataattaGTATAACCGAAGCTGTAGTCGGTAAAAGTTAGTCAgtttgatatttaaaaaaaaaatatgtaatataCGTAATTATATTACTTTATCACCTTATTATGACgcttatgaatatttttattcacaATGTAATAATGTTTTCATAGTTCACTATACAATAATAAAGATGTATTAAATATGGTGTTCTATTATCAAATCGAATCTCCTAATATCAAGCTATATAgtgtgtttctaaattggagatacaaaggaaAAGGAATTCTTGGgtgattttaagaataaaatgtccTATAAACATTGGTCCAAAAACGccttgtttttgagatacagggtgtttcttgtaatccAACTTTAATGTGATAATATACCACTTTATAGAATCTTTATAAATCTTTGCTACATATTGGGAAAATAAGCTTCAAAactaataattcatttattcatcacaacttACTGATTACTGATtagatttttatgataattcgtattgtttgaaattttttctcgaaatcggtagcagatacgacaaaactacaatacATCAAAAAGTTGAGTGTTAGAGAAccgtttttttttgcatttttttaaactaccagtggacCACCAAAAAATGAGAACTGttccaaaaaatatatcaccctatAGATTTGCAATCGAAATAGGCATATTCCATATGCCATTCcatatttcagttgaatatcttgtgtttcgcagatgctatgagaaaaaaaattggtgaatTCAATTCGttcttattttttcgaataGTGTATGAAACCATGATTTGAAATGAACGAACTCACATATATAAAATCAACTGCATTTTTGGAGTAATCCCTAAATGAAATGCTCCATGTCATTTTCTCTGTCCTAATTTCGGTAAAATGAAGATATCATATTTTCTTGAAGGATGCATATCTTGAAGGATGCATAAAAGGAGATAAATTGCTTGAGACCTAAACCCAGAGGAAGATAATGTCTTGTTGAACGTTATCTCGGAAATATTCAGTTGTGTGGGCGTCCTCCTGgatttaaatgaaaacaatgcatTCCTCCTGTTGAATCAGACTTTGGGTTCAGAAGATATGAAAGAAATTCTAAAAAAACAGTGATGTGATGTCAGAATTGTTTGCCAATTTACACTCTCAACCCCCCCTTAAAATTTCACGTAGCTCTTCGTTCAAAAAACTGGTTATGTTTAACAGATCGATCACCCATTCCAATACTGACCCTACTCAACACTTGCTTTAAAAGAGAACGGAACCTCAGAATTTTTAgatttgtaaaattttcaagtaATCTATAGAATAACTTCATCCATGAagataaattaaaaattcatttgattcgGTTCatgtcatagagtaataaacatagatagagtaagtatacgcaattttcacatgtcctcaacatggttaggtaacgttgtcggattgtgatatattttcaaatccacaattttatcatactatatcgttatgaatgtatattatattgaatgaaatatgattAAAtacatatgcaaatttgaaatacgatatttttcctaattgtcgaatttaaaataagcagaatatttattattatctgtatctacctgctgaaatccaaggtttggcaacttttgctctcctagtgtcatcggttgtttcacgtcttttggcgcgcttgaagtttgttttctgaatttctgatatatttaggtatttatttcaatatattttgagttaatatgaaacattgattcactatgggacataagaagtgcgttttttgtggagaaaattgcgaattcagtgaaatatcgtatcacgtatgtttccatttccgcgcgcttcatgtcaaatttgatagttcatgttggggacaaaatttgcttactggaaatgacatatgctccttttatctatgtttattatacTCTGAAGTTCAAGTTAATCTATGAAATCAAACTCGTAGATGTatgtaatattatatattttatatatatttgtgAGTTACATATTTTAAATGTGAATAAGTGTCTATCTCAGAAATAGTTCAATCAGATGGTGGAGACATTCGCATGATGAAAGCAGCTAAAGAATATAAAGCTCGGaaaatctgcaaaaaaaaacactgtAAAAATAGCAACAAATTCCTTATGAAGATCTATGTGCTTAATTACAAGGTTAGTTTCTTGTCTAATATTGAAGCGAATATTTGGATTTATCGAAATGAAACTCACCCTTACGAAAACTAGAAAATTGACCTCAAGCAAATCTGTGCTCAATGCGATGGGTttctgtgatttccttagaaaTATAGAATATGTTTTAATATTCTTCTTGTTCATATAATACCATGGCAGCTGACCAAGATTATACCATATAAGCTCtgactaaaaaaattataaccaaTTCAATTTTAAAAGACTAATTGATTTAACTTGCATATTTCAAAACCCTTTCTGGTTCATAATCAGCAATAACAAATCATTAGAATCAAGAAGAAGGAACAATTTTTCGAGTTCGACATTTTCTAATAATTTagaattataaaattgaaaaaagtatgTCTTTTTCAGTCTTTTCATCGTATACCTACTAATTGCAATAAGAGATTCGATTTCGAATAGTCCGCTATCTGAGCAGCTGtcactcttgaagctgtcatcttttgacaagtctaaaaatggaatgatacacgcTTTTTGCAGTTCGCAAAACTTGATCACTTTTGGGTCGGTGTGAAGTACCTTCTCTGCCCGGTTAAAGTGGAATTGGTGGAAAATCACAAATTAGTgatatgaagaatcgaaactgtgtgcgtcgctcaagaacaattgTGTATATTGCTGCTGTGTCTCGTAATGTTGACGAAAATATCGGTTTGTCGATTCGTCGTGGGAATAAGGCATTCTAAAAAACATTACACCGTATGTTGCATAAAGACTTACGTCTtgaggcttttaaagttcagttaatgCAGGAACTAAAaccggtcgatcaccagcaacgtcgaaTCTTCGATGATtcgaaattcatcaaaatgattttcatcgaaaaatcaatgATGGGCCCCATTTTCACAGCAGAATTGTCACGTTTGgtgctcggaaaatccaagcaatgaaacaatcgcatttttgcaagaaaagtttcctagccgtgttatttctcgaagaggtaaCCACCATCGGCCATCGAGCATTTGTGATTTGATACCTTTAGACTTTTATCTTTATCTGTGCCAAAGCGTCACAATCAATTCAAAACCTTAAAAATGGAATAAAGAATATTCCTGCTGTCACTTATATAGGAGGAATTTCCTATAGAAATCGCCAAATTTCTGTTGTTTATCTTGGTAAATTTCTTTGAGTGTATGCATATGTGTTAGATGCCTTAAATATGATAATATGCCGAAGGTTCTCAATTAGAAGTaatgaatttcaaatcaattttgcTTGGTTCTTGATAATACTTacatgatccttcaaaatttggCCAATTGTGATGTATAAACTACCAGAAATCAAACAACATATACCATACAAATTAGCCCCTATAAAAACAATGTACGCTTCATCAATGTATgcctaaaaaaaattttcctagtAGTGAACCAATAAAGTCTCATGGAAAtgggaaaaatattgagaaggTTTGGAAATCATAGATATCATTTCAAATATAgttgtattttttatgttttcattttttatgtcaTGTTTGACGATATCTTTTGAAACCTAAACTAACGATTAAaaatacctcagagtaataaacatagatagagggagcatatgtcattatcagtaagcaaattttgtcccccacaagaactatcaaatttgacatggagcgcgcggtaatgaaaacatatcaatgatatttcactcaatccgcgagtttctccaaaaagaacacacttcttatgtcccattgtaAATCAACGTtaaatatcaactcaaaatatattgagatgaatacttaaatatatcagaaattcagaaaacaaacttcaagcgcgccaaatgacgtgaaacaaccgatgacactaggagagcaaaagttgccaaacttcggatttcagcaggtagatacagaaaataataaatattctgcttattataaactcgacaattaggaaagatatcggattccaattattcaaatttgcatatttaatcgggaatcaaataaatctatttcattcaatataatatacattcatgatgatatagtaaaattgtggatttgaaaatatatcacaatctgacaacgtaatctaaccatgttggggacatgtaaaaagtGCGTATACTCCCTTCTATCCACTCTATGGAAAATATCAACCAGATACATCGTTTTATGATGTTATGATCGTCTATGCCTCTTGGTCACTTTGTTCACTAATTTCTGgttggaccatagattacaaacTAAAATCAACGATCgattaaaattttgttcaaccCGAATTCGGTGGAATGAAAAGTGAAAATCCTTTTTTCCCTCTAGTTGGGAAAgtcgaaagaaaaatatttcgttGTCATAAATCCAATTAAAACATCAAGGAATAAAGTGATTATACGCTGCTTTCGAACTGCTTGTCGTGTCCAAGAGCTCCACTGAAGGATGAGTGAGTTTATCTTTCTActtcaaataatatttctcacataTTCAATGGCTGAAATAGGAGATTGACGTTCtgaaagtattttaaaaattctcTCTCTTAGGCATTTTCTGGATAAAATAAAACGTTCGGAGTGGTTCGAGTACTTACATTGAAAGCGCGAGATACTAGCCTCAATATCGTCTCTTTTCAACGTGCATATACGGGTGCAATTCAGAAAGTAAgttaactgaattttttttagcatcgtttatttttcacaataatcACACTTCTTCAGGTTGTCATACGTCATCATTTTTCGAATACAAGgggatcatagagtaataaacatagatagatggagtatacgcaattttgacatgtccccaacatggttagattacgttgtcggattgtgatatattttcaaatccacaattttagtaTATCGTCatgaatgtgtattatattgaatgaaatatatttatttgagtgattcccgattaaatatgcaaatttgaatatttggaattcgatatttttcctaattgtcgagtttataataagcagaatatttttcagtttctgtatctacttgctgaaatccaaggtttggcacttttgctctcctagtgtcatcggttgtttcacgtcttttggcgcgcttgaagtttgttttctgaatttctgatatatttaggtatttatttcaatatatttcgagataatatgaaacattggttcactatggggcataagaagtgtgttttttgtggagaaaattgtgaattcagtgaaatatcgtatcactgatatgtttccatttccgcgcgcttcatgtcaaatttgatagttcatgttggggacaaaatttgcttactgaaaatgatatatgctctctctatctatgtttattactctgagagggAGATCCATGTTTTAAAAACATATGTCTAACAAATTTTTCTTCCGAATCATTTAGCAATATGAATCGTTTATCTACTGCTGAACGTgtcaaaaatgtaaaaatttattacaaaataatttttctctaattctgtggttattccgttcattcttccacatcttgtagaacaaaatcgtgcgagaatatatcagaaacgcacagttttcatggttatattttattattctatgttggcactccgaactttccgctacggctttatctgtcaattcatcaaattgccttaaagaaatcagttctgccaaccaacatttttcaatacaaaaatcactaaattatatttatggaaatatttcattaatttcaatgaaaatgcaatgaattagagaaaataatgtataatactcgtactgaaggctcattctaccactcgttcattccaaaactcgccacttcgtggctcgtttttgaattttgaactcgtggaagaatatcaatgccttctgcacttgtattataaataactattctgtagCAAGTACGATTCGTGCTTCATCTCGGATACCTAActcatgaaaaatataattcttaCCATCAGGATTACCATCATCAACGACACACCCATTAGAATAGATcccaaaaaaaatagaattatgTAAGCGTAGACAATGTTTGCTGCAAGAATTGAATCActgaaaatgaagatgaaagtgagaaaaaaaaactgtaaaagaAGATCTTTGAATCTGAAGTTATCTGTAAAACAAATCAACGAAAGTTTATGCAACATTGAGATTAGTTCAATTGAAAGATattaaagaaatttcttcaaaaagttTTATATTCCACATTACcctgaaatttttctcaatatacagggtgagtttaaAGGTTATATATCAGATTTAAACATAGATTACACTCAATAGCAACAAATCTCGTCTTTTTGGGTGAAAAGCTAAGAATTTTCCAAATTGTGGAACATATTTTGACATCCGACACATAAAAAGAGTGGAAAACATCAACTTAGAGAAACTATGTTTTCAGAGAACCTCATAATTCAAGAGATTGTCTTATTGAGTTCCATTTTTTCGTTGGTCTAAccaatagagtaataaacatagatagagggagtgtacgcaatttttacatgtccccaacatgtttagattaccttgtcggattgtgatatattttcaaatccataatttcactatatcgttatgaatgtttattatattgaatgaaataaatttatttgtgtgactcccgattaaatatgtgaATTTGAGTATTTGgaattttcctaattgtcgaatttataataagcagaatatttattattttctgtatctacctgctgaaatccaaggtttggcaaattttgctctcctagtgtcataggttgtttcacgttgttttggcacgcttgaagtttgttttctgaatttctgatgtatTCAGGTACTCATCTCATTATATTTtgtgttaatatgaaacgttgattcactatgggaaataagaagtgcgttctttgtggagaaacaggcgatttgagtgaaatatcgtatcactgatatgttttcatttccgcgcgcttcatgtcaaatttgatagttcatgttggggacgaaatttgcctcctttctttgtttattactctgaggtttaaCCTACCTTATTGCTTGGTCATGCAACAAAACGCATATCTTCAACTTCTGCTCAACAAGTTTCTGGTACAACTCCGAATCATACCGTTTGTCCTCGGGTATTTGGCTACTGCAGATACTTTTAACAAACTTATTGATTAACATAATTCGAAAAACACCAGATGTGCCAAAGTAAATCATAGCAGTTGGGCTTGAAACCATAACAGTAGCAGATATGAAGTCAACAACATACAATAATACAATTTTGGACCAGTAATATCCAGGGAGTTCATTGATGATCCAAACTCTGGAATAGGACTTGTCGTTGAAATATTCGAAGGAGTAGGcgagaaaaaagaaagaaagcaAGGCAAGTCCGTAGTTCATCAGGACAAGGCAAATTGGAATTTTTGATAACATTTCGACTTTTTTATTGAGCTCTTCATCCATGATTTCGTAGGGTATTCTTATTCTTTCGTGCCAAGTGAACATTCCTTTTAGTATTTCCTGCTTCTCCAGCATCAGCCACAGGTTTATTAGCATCTGAAAATCCCCAGGAGTAATTTCATatactcgattttttttctttttcaattattcaatttcatttcaggGTGGGAATTCTTATTACTTTTTTAATATGTAATGCGCTTCAATTCCCACATGTAACCTTCCACAATCAGAAAGCCAATCATTctcattttcgatatttttctcaaaaaaaagataaaaaataccCCGCCAAGTGTATAACAATACAGAGTTTCAAGTATGGAACGCCTCATTTATCTCGGAAACGTATCGCAAGATTATTATAGATCTTGGTGTGAAAGAATATTGTGATATTGCCAATATTATGGTGGTAACAGACGtattgaaaagtacccggtctaccatagtaaaacaaattgttttggcaaaattcgattttattattcaacaaagttgccttcaagggcgatacagcgattaaagcgatcttccaacttttcgataccatttttgtagtgcgatttgtctttcgcttcaaaatagacctcagtttggcgattacttcttcattggcgctaaatttctttccagcgagcatttttttgaggtctgagaacaagaaaaagtcgctgggggccagatctggcgaatacggtggatgcagaagcaattcgaagcccaattcatgcaattttaccattgttttcattgatttgtgacacggcgcattgtcttgatgaaacagcaccgttttttcttcaaatggggtcgttttttaacgatttcattcttcaaacgatcctataacgctatataataatcgctgttgatgatctggctcttttagaggtaatcaacgaatattataccttgagcatcccagaatactgatgccctaacattgccagctgactgtgtgtgtttttcctcgctttggattcggttcatcgtgtgcagtccgcttagctgtcgattggactccggagtgaaatgatggagccatattccatccattgtcacatatcaacgcaaaaattcatgtttattgcacttgaatagcttcaaacactgctcagaatcatcaacacgttgttgcttctgatcgattgtgagctcgcgcggcacccattttgcacacagctttctcatgtaaaaatattcttGAACGATATGATGTAcgcgttcagatgatatcttcacaatttcTGCTATCTCgaccaacttcactttacggtcattcaaaattattttgtgaacttttttgagtttttcggtgacagtctcttttggacgtccactgcgttcgccgtcttcggtgctcatttcaccacgtttaaactcagcatacctatcaatgatggttgattttcctggtgcagaccccggaaactcttcatcaagccaagattttgcttcaactgtattttttccttttcaaaagcaatattttatcagcacacgaaactcttttttcaaataacaaaagtagctacactcacaacgcaatatctcacaaactaatggtcggactgctgtcaaattttgacacgtatcgcttgaaggttggtactaacgaaaaatcatatggattcaatactagcaccgccatctgtgcatcagaccgggtacttttcaattgtcctaataTTAGCAGAGCATTTTTTTCTTTCGACCTTTTTTAAGAATATACTCACAAATACTTCTAGTCCCCATGCTGGTCCAAATTTCATAACAAACTTAGGATCCAAAGTTACAAGGGACTTGTAAAGCGTCAAAGTCAGTGAACAAATATGAAAAAGGTTCGCTATCACAAGGAATGGTCTTGCTAATCTAAGATTGAGAAGTCCATAAGTCATATGTATAAATATCTTGAGGTAATCTTTCGGGTTTTCTTTGATCTCTGAAATGTAGAAAAGTCGTGAAAATTTCAATCCTCTTGAAATGTTTAAGTATTCAATGGGTTTTATTTATTCTAGAAGAGATAACTTTTAGATTTTAGTGCAGTAAAAAGGACTGTAAATTTGAGAAAGTAAGTAACACGAACAATCAGTAACTACTCACTTTCAAATCGAGCCATATTTTCATAGATTTCCATTTCCcggtttttctgaaaaatcggCTATTATAAGTGGTCATTCAAGTAAAATACGGAAgtgaaaaatttaagaagagtatcgaaataaatgaagaaatcagTGACATGAACTCGGGACTttttgtagtagtttttcaatctcaagtcaagtcatgtatttatttatcaagtacttgaatcataacaactaacaagctacttgattttcagcagttttattgtgtagtgtctcatcaataaaaaatgatgaaatgagaagcaACCgaacaaaaaacacttttattcaataAACTTATTGTTTAAAAGAATCGAAAACATCAACTTttgtaaaatataaacataaattgaatcactataaatcataacaaaataaaaaaaattaagtttcttaatattaagaaacctCCAGGATTTCAATCGAAATGGAAATCtgcatttggatgtagaatgatAATTTCAAGCCTCGTGtagaatttcatattgatcgcacaaccagaaccatagaaaactcaagaagaatcggaaaaaaatcacccaatatttccttgacCACGAAAACTACTTAGTTGAGGTTTTAGATGTTTAAAtatcaaataacaatttcatagaaaatttaagaagaatatcgaacaaaaaaCAAGTATTTCAGTGAGAACAGATCTAATCGAGTTAATTTTCTACTGATAGAGTTttcagaatcattaaaaattcaagaaaattatcgaagaaaattgagaaaggaaaaaaaaaattgagtcaatcctggagcttttgagcactcgtttaTTCATTCCTTGGAGACCAAATATATACCAGGTCTGTGCAATGTAGGTAAATAATCTAAATGAAAGATGATGCTCAGATTTTGGGTACATAGGACAGTTCTGCCAACTTGACAACTCCTTTTGAGcggatttttcaattaattgatTTATTACTGTCTAGAAAAAAAGTATTGGAGCGTTGGTTTGAAATTTCTATGTGATTCGATCATGTTCAATGCCAATTGAAGATCCAGATAGAGAAACGTGAAACTGAATACGTTCGATCCTTTTAACATCAAGATGCTATTAAGAATAGATGCAGTTATATCTTCCAAGTAGGATCTAATGTTTATTTCAGAGGAAATGTGGTAGCTAAGTACATTGGCTATAGGATTTGTGGAGCGCAATATTTTGTCTAGGGATAATCGATATATCATTTCGATACTGACTGAATGAACCTACAAATATAGGTGACATAGGGTAATTAGTATTCATTTGATAGATTCACAAGTTAGTTTCAACACTATGTCATTTGagtataacttttttttttaaacaactTTCTTGAGAAAACCAAAAaagcatataaaaataataaatgcataCTTAGAAGGTTCTAATTTTCCTTTTAGATATAGCCTATACTAAAAACTAAAACATGTATATTTGGATGAagtctttttattgaaatttacaatttttaaagaaataaatactGCTTCTTATTGCCATGAATTTGATATCCCTCGAAAACTCTGTCCTTCTTGAATCTTCTTGCGTCTTTCCATTTGAATTTGGCGGAAGCTATATGGCTGAATTTTTGGATAACCCATTTTTAAATTACAGTGTTATCGAGTTggtattttttcagttattgagaaaaaaaatcatatatgtAACTCTTCGAAACCATTGAAGGGAGTTTGCCTATTAACGAACTCTGCCCTAAAGCTCAAAATTCGATGATTTCAGACAAATATCTGCAATTTTCGGGACATTTGCTTTCctctatttttttcaatttaattagtaataattttgaatgatcacggtaatttatatatttagcaattatatttgaaataaactcacCATATCCCAGAATAATCATACAATATGCACCTTCTTCTTTGTAATAAGCAATAAAACAGAAGACAATGTTAAGAAATATAATCagattatcaatgaaaaacagCAAAATCAATCAACTTTTTGCTACATCTATTATCATTACGAGAAttatatttgaagtttttcattcaatttccaACATTTTAATTGAATCTTCACTGCGTTTCCATCCATCGAAATCTGAGAAAAAGTGTAATCAACTGTGAAAAATCGATTTTCCGTAATGCGATATAAAAACTTCCTATTTCCCGCAGAATAAGCAATTTCATGTCCtaatttgtttatttaaattaaGTCGTATAATTGAAGAAAATCCTGGGAAATATCaatagaatcatagaaaattgaaaaatgtggcTTTCCTCGATAGGGAATTTTGATGACACATTGATCCCGCAGGATTCAATCATTTGTGTTCTCGTTCATTAAACAC
It contains:
- the LOC123680385 gene encoding uncharacterized protein LOC123680385, encoding MEIYENMARFEKIKENPKDYLKIFIHMTYGLLNLRLARPFLVIANLFHICSLTLTLYKSLVTLDPKFVMKFGPAWGLEVFMLINLWLMLEKQEILKGMFTWHERIRIPYEIMDEELNKKVEMLSKIPICLVLMNYGLALLSFFFLAYSFEYFNDKSYSRVWIINELPGYYWSKIVLLYVVDFISATVMVSSPTAMIYFGTSGVFRIMLINKFVKSICSSQIPEDKRYDSELYQKLVEQKLKICVLLHDQAISDSILAANIVYAYIILFFLGSILMGVSLMMVILMAYIDEAYIVFIGANLYGICCLISGSLYITIGQILKDHSELIWYNLGQLPWYYMNKKNIKTYSIFLRKSQKPIALSTDLLEVNFLVFVRIFRALYSLAAFIMRMSPPSD